A genomic window from Peromyscus maniculatus bairdii isolate BWxNUB_F1_BW_parent chromosome 1, HU_Pman_BW_mat_3.1, whole genome shotgun sequence includes:
- the LOC102919984 gene encoding olfactory receptor 5A2-like, with amino-acid sequence MAGGRNNTAVTRFILLGFSDQPQMKVFLFIVFLGIYLLTLAWNLSLITLIRIDTQLHTPMYFFLSNLSFLDICYSSSTAPKMLSDIITDQNTISFVGCATQYFVFCGMGLTECLLLAAMAYDRYAAVCNPLLYMALMSHTLCLKLVVGAYMGGFLSSLIETFSIYQHDFCGPNIINHFFCDLPPVLALACSDIFTSQVVTFILGVVVGVMSVMVVLISYGYIVAAVLRISSAKGRTKAFSTSASHLTAVTLFYGSGLFMYMRPSSSYSLSQDKVVSVFYAVVIPLVNPIIYSLRNKDIKNAIRKAVKRDYMLSHGHSFF; translated from the coding sequence ATGGCTGGAGGAAGAAACAACACAGCTGTGACTAGATTCATCCTCCTGGGGTTTTCAGATCAACCTCAAATGAAGGTTTTCCTTTTCATAGTCTTTCTGGGGATTTACCTCCTGACCTTAGCCTGGAACCTGAGCCTCATCACCCTCATCAGGATCGACACTCAactccacacacccatgtacttcttcctcagtaACCTCTCCTTCTTAGACATTTGTTATTCATCCTCTACTGCCCCAAAGATGCTTTCTGACATCATCACAGATCAGAACACAATTTCCTTTGTTGGCTGTGCCACACAATACTTTGTCTTCTGTGGAATGGGGCTGACTGAATGCTTGCTCCTGGcagccatggcctatgaccggTATGCTGCAGTCTGCAACCCACTGCTCTACATGGCTCTCATGTCCCATACTCTGTGTTTAAAGTTGGTAGTTGGTGCCTACATGGGTGGTTTCCTTAGTTCTCTGATTGAAACATTCTCTATCTACCAGCATGATTTCTGTGGGCCCAACATAATCAACCACTTCTTCTGTGACCTTCCTCCAGTCCTGGCTCTTGCCTGCTCTGACATCTTCACCAGCCAGGTAGTGACCTTCATTTTGGGTGTTGTTGTAGGAGTGATGTCTGTCATGGTAGTCCTCATCTCTTACGGATACATTGTTGCTGCTGTCCTAAGGATCAGCTCAGCTAAAGGTAGGAccaaggccttcagcaccagTGCATCTCACCTGACTGCTGTGACCCTCTTCTATGGCTCTGGTCTCTTCATGTACATGAGACCCAGTTCCAGCTATTCCCTCAGCCAAGACAAGGTGGTGTCTGTATTCTATGCGGTGGTGATTCCCCTGGTGAACCCCATCATCTATAGCCTCAGAAATAAGGACATTAAAAATGCCATAAGGAAAGCTGTCAAAAGGGACTACATGCTTTCTCATGGACATTCATTTTTCTGA
- the LOC102920301 gene encoding olfactory receptor 5AN1-like: MTEGKNITEITQFVLLGFSDFPQVIALLFVIFLILYITTVTWNLSLLVLIRMDSYLHTPMYFFLSNLSFIDLCYITSTVPKMLSNFFQEKQTISYVGCIVQYFIFSTMGLSESCLMTAMAYDRYAAICNPLLYSSIMSPTLCARMVLGSYTAGLIGSLSQICALLQLYFCGPNVIRHFFCDMPQLLNLSCTDTFFAQVLLAILTMLFGLTNALAIMISYGYIVLSIMKITSAKGRSKAFNTCASHLTAVSLFYTSSVFVYLSSSSGGSSSFDRFASVFYTVMIPMLNPLVYSLRNKEIRGAVKRLQRKMRCF; this comes from the coding sequence ATGactgaaggaaaaaatattactGAGATCACCCAATTCGTCCTCCTGGGATTCTCAGATTTCCCACAAGTCATAGCACTGCTCTTTGTTATATTCCTCATCCTTTACATTACAACAGTGACCTGGAACCTGTCGCTTCTTGTTTTAATAAGGATGGATTCCTACCTCCACACTcccatgtatttcttcctcaGTAATCTGTCCTTTATAGACCTCTGCTATATCACCTCAACAGTCCCCAAGATGCTTTCCAACTTCTTCCAGGAAAAACAAACTATCAGCTATGTGGGCTGCATAGTTCAATACTTCATCTTTTCCACTATGGGGCTGAGTGAATCTTGCCTCATGACAGCCATGGCCTATGACAGGTATGCTGCCATTTGTAACCCACTGCTCTATTCATCAATCATGTCACCCACCCTCTGTGCTCGCATGGTGTTGGGAAGCTATACAGCAGGACTCATAGGTTCTTTATCTCAGATATGTGCCTTGCTGCAGCTCTACTTCTGTGGACCTAATGTCATCAGACATTTCTTCTGTGACATGCCTCAGCTGTTAAATCTATCCTGCACTGATACTTTCTTTGCACAGGTCCTGCTTGCCATATTAACAATGCTGTTTGGGCTTACAAATGCCTTGGCCATCATGATATCCTATGGCTATATTGTCTTGTCAATCATGAAGATCACTTCAGCTAAAGGCAGGTCTAAGGCATTCAATACCTGTGCTTCTCACCTGACAGCTGTTTCTCTATTTTACACCTCCAGTGTCTTTGTCTATTTGAGTTCCAGCTCTGGTGGCTCCTCCAGCTTTGACAGATTTGCATCTGTCTTCTACACTGTGATGATTCCCATGTTGAACCCTTTGGTTTATAGCTTGAGGAACAAGGAAATCAGAGGTGCTGTAAAGAGGTTACAGAGGAAGATGAGATGTTTCTAA